The DNA sequence CTGTCCGTCGCGGATCATATCCGCATCGTTATACTGACTTCCGCCCGTAGGTAAAGCGAACCAGTGGCTGAACCCGTGTTGCGGCGTTAAACTATCGCCAAGGTGCCATTTGCCGCTCAGTCCGACAGTATAGTTATTGTCGGCTAAAACATCGGTGTAACAGGTCAATCCATCAAGGTATTGAGCAGGATCTGGTGGCATATTTCCGTCGCGGATCCAGTCATGTACGCCGTGTGCTGAAGGGATACGACCGGTCATAAGACTTGCACGTGCGGGTGAGCAAACGGGGCTTGTGCAGAAGAAATTGGGGAAACGCGTCCCCTCTGCAGCTAACTGGTCAAGATAGGGTGTCCGGACTTCATCGTTGCCGCAACAACCTGCTGCCCACGGTCCCTGGTCGTCGGTTAAAATAAAGATGACATTCGGCTTATTTTCCATATAAATCCTCCATTCGATAGGCAGAGCGGATGCGATAGGTTACGTAGTTTCCTTATGGTCGTCCGATGCGTCCTTAACCCCATGATCTCCCGATTGGTCAGAATGTCCTTTTTCAAAGTCAAACAACTGTAGCTGAGAAGTATCTGCATCGCGAACGGCAGATGCTGCATCTGGTTGCAATTGATTGAGGCGTAAGAGTTCTCCTGTTGTAAACAGCTTATCACGCAATACAGATTTACTTGCTTTGTCCATCTGGGCGATGATTGTATTTCCGTCCTGTGCTTCAACGGCGAGAATTGACTTGGTATTCAACCCCTTATCATCAAGCAGATATGGGCTGTGACTCGTAATAACAATTTGTGTTTTGTCGGCAGCATCCCGAAATCCATCAAGCAACACACTTATGGCTGCTGGATGAAGCGTGATCTCTGGCTCCTCAATCCCTACAAGTGTTATGCGCTGTTGCGCGTTGTGATTTCCCTGAAACAGTGCCACGAGGATTCCCAATCCGCGAAGCGTGCCATCAGACATATTGTTCGCAAGAAATCGCCACGGATATTTTGCACCTGCCATATCCTGTCTGAACTCGAGTGTCTCTCTGTGCCCAAGCTCCTTAACTCTTACACCACGTATACCGGGAACAATTTTCGCCAGATACTTCTCAACGCGTTGCTTAGCAGTAGGGGACAATCCGGAAAGAACACTGGTAAGGTTGCTCCCGTCCCGCGTAAGCATATCGCCAGCCTCGGGCACTTGGAGATTTCGGATTTTATCAGGATTGAGTCTATAAAATCCCATGTGAGACAAAACTTCGTAGACAGGTCGAAATTCGGGTAGCCCCGACGCATTTACCAAGTAGAGCCGATCGCTTGCAGCAGCTGGTGCCACGTCTACACTTGTGCTGGTCACAGTCCCCCCATTAACACGAAAGTACGTCGTCTCCGGCGCGAAAACCTCTCCACTCTGAACCATACACACTTCATTCTGAACCTTATACGCTCCACGCGGATGCACATTGATGCGGAAGGCGTAGTACCCCGCGGCACCCTCGGGCAAAACGAAATCAAGACGGATACTGAAATGGTTCGGATGTCCACCAGAGCGACGTCGGACATCATGGATACCCCCACGGTTACGTAAGGCGTGATCCAACGATGCATTCAAGGCATCGGCAACGAATCGCAGCGCATCAAGAAAATTACTTTTACCCGCGCCATTGGCACCTACAAGGAACGTTAACGGCTGCAGCCGAACATCACACGCGGCGATACTTTTATAGTTTCTCAGAACAACTCTTGTAATAAACGTCGAACCTTTCATGTCACTAAACCTTACCTCGGTAGCTCTACCGAAGTGAAGAACCCATCGCTGAACCTACTAAAGTTTCATGAAATCAAAGATGCATTGATGACCGACAACTCCTAAAAACATTTATCGAACTCACATTACACTTATACACTACTTGGATCACTTGCTTTTCGTAATTCGTCAAGGAGGCGGACAATATCCCGATAGCACTTGTCGAACGAATCTACTTGACGCGCCTGCTCTATGTCAAAAAGTGCTGCGAGTGCAGGTTGGTCCTGCGTTTCACGGTATGTTCTACTGTCCTCCATTCGCTGGCTCAGCCATTTTTTTGCGTCCCGGATTACCTCCGGATCATCTGGAGAGTAAATATCATCTCCTAACCCTCTTTTCCCCCGTAGTGACTCGGCTGCCGCAAGAAACCATGCCTCAAACTCGTTTTTAGCAATCACAACGGCAATAGGCAAATCACTGCGAGCTTGTGAGGCCCGATGAAGCAGCGCAGGTCCGAGTTCTGCTGGACAGTCATCGTCACTATCAAGGATGATAAATATAGCACCTTGCCCGCCAATCTGCCGGGCCACGAATTCAACGGCTCTTTCAAGTTCGTTCTCTTTAACAACCTGATTCCGGGGACGGCGAATAGGGGGTAGCACAACAATCGGCAATTCTGGATAAAGATTCGCAGCGATGCGGCGAATCAGAAGGGGTACAGTTTTCACCTCGCTTTCCCCTTCGACAAGGCAACCGATTTTGACTGTCATTTGTGCTTTTTTTTACTCCCTTTAATAAATTTCAACTTATCAAAATCAAACAGAGACAGTTATTTCTCCTTTGCAGCACGAAGAGATGCAGGATCCGGTTGCAATTGATTACTGCGTAAAAGTTCTCCGGCTGTAAACAGTCGATCTCGCACCACAGATCTGCTGGCATCATCCACTGGAGCAATTGCCGTGTTTCCATCATAAGCTTCGACTGCAAGAATTGAATCCACATCCAGGTTTTTATCATCAAGCAAATCTGGACTGTGAGTAGTGATGATAACTTGTGTCCTGTTGGCAGCATCCCGAAGTCCGTCAAGCAGCACAGCTACCGCTCCTGGATGAAGAGCGATCTCAGGTTCTTCTATTCCGACAAGTGTTACGCGCTCTTCTATCTTCTGATTTCCCTG is a window from the Candidatus Poribacteria bacterium genome containing:
- a CDS encoding AAA family ATPase; the encoded protein is MKGSTFITRVVLRNYKSIAACDVRLQPLTFLVGANGAGKSNFLDALRFVADALNASLDHALRNRGGIHDVRRRSGGHPNHFSIRLDFVLPEGAAGYYAFRINVHPRGAYKVQNEVCMVQSGEVFAPETTYFRVNGGTVTSTSVDVAPAAASDRLYLVNASGLPEFRPVYEVLSHMGFYRLNPDKIRNLQVPEAGDMLTRDGSNLTSVLSGLSPTAKQRVEKYLAKIVPGIRGVRVKELGHRETLEFRQDMAGAKYPWRFLANNMSDGTLRGLGILVALFQGNHNAQQRITLVGIEEPEITLHPAAISVLLDGFRDAADKTQIVITSHSPYLLDDKGLNTKSILAVEAQDGNTIIAQMDKASKSVLRDKLFTTGELLRLNQLQPDAASAVRDADTSQLQLFDFEKGHSDQSGDHGVKDASDDHKETT
- a CDS encoding DUF4276 family protein, which encodes MTVKIGCLVEGESEVKTVPLLIRRIAANLYPELPIVVLPPIRRPRNQVVKENELERAVEFVARQIGGQGAIFIILDSDDDCPAELGPALLHRASQARSDLPIAVVIAKNEFEAWFLAAAESLRGKRGLGDDIYSPDDPEVIRDAKKWLSQRMEDSRTYRETQDQPALAALFDIEQARQVDSFDKCYRDIVRLLDELRKASDPSSV